Proteins co-encoded in one Saprospira grandis genomic window:
- a CDS encoding class I SAM-dependent rRNA methyltransferase, with product MNKLYYPKVFIKPGKESAILRKHPWLFSGAIKRIEGQVEDGDIVSLHRSNGEFLAIGHYHHGSIAVRVFSYEPLAPDADFWAQKFNRAWKVRQIEGLDQDPETNCFRLLHGEGDGLPGLIIDFYAGTAVFQAHSIGMHRCRNEIVEALKRCLGDKLQAVYDKSKASLPALYAQELEDGLLYGERESGLAEVLENGHKFEVNWITGQKTGFFLDQRENRALLGRYAQGKTVLNAFCYSGGFSIYALKAGAKRVDSVDVSAKAIDLLNKNVAINGLEGEMHRAYTQDVLKFLQQSEEKYEVMVLDPPAYAKSLKKRHKAVQGYKRLNIEGFKKVAPGGLLFTFSCSQVVDEQLFYNTITSAAIEAGRQVRVLRRLSQPADHPVSMFHPEGSYLKGLLLHVE from the coding sequence ATGAACAAATTATATTATCCGAAAGTATTTATCAAGCCGGGAAAAGAGAGCGCCATTTTGCGCAAGCATCCTTGGTTATTTTCTGGGGCCATCAAGCGCATTGAGGGGCAGGTAGAAGATGGCGATATTGTGAGCTTGCACCGCAGCAATGGGGAATTTTTGGCCATTGGGCACTATCATCATGGCAGCATTGCCGTGCGGGTATTTAGTTATGAGCCCTTGGCGCCCGATGCTGATTTTTGGGCTCAAAAGTTTAATCGGGCTTGGAAAGTTCGGCAAATAGAGGGGTTGGACCAAGACCCTGAGACCAACTGTTTTCGCTTATTGCATGGCGAGGGAGATGGATTGCCGGGTTTAATTATTGACTTTTATGCGGGAACGGCTGTTTTTCAGGCGCATTCTATTGGGATGCACCGCTGCCGCAATGAAATTGTGGAGGCGCTCAAGCGTTGTTTGGGCGATAAGCTACAGGCGGTTTATGATAAAAGTAAGGCAAGTTTGCCGGCCCTTTATGCCCAAGAGTTGGAAGATGGTTTGCTTTATGGCGAAAGAGAAAGTGGATTGGCTGAAGTACTAGAAAACGGCCATAAGTTTGAGGTCAACTGGATTACGGGCCAGAAAACGGGCTTTTTCTTGGACCAAAGAGAAAACCGTGCGCTTTTGGGGCGTTATGCTCAGGGGAAAACTGTACTGAACGCCTTTTGCTATTCGGGTGGTTTTTCGATTTATGCCTTAAAAGCGGGAGCCAAGCGGGTAGACTCTGTAGATGTATCGGCCAAAGCGATTGATTTGCTCAACAAAAATGTGGCAATTAATGGTCTAGAGGGGGAAATGCATAGAGCGTACACCCAAGATGTGCTCAAATTTTTGCAGCAATCGGAAGAAAAATACGAGGTGATGGTCCTTGACCCACCGGCCTATGCCAAAAGCCTGAAAAAGCGGCATAAAGCGGTACAGGGATATAAGCGATTGAATATTGAAGGCTTTAAGAAAGTGGCCCCAGGAGGTTTACTATTTACCTTCTCTTGTTCTCAGGTGGTAGATGAGCAACTGTTTTACAATACGATTACCTCTGCGGCCATTGAGGCGGGTCGACAAGTGCGGGTACTGCGTCGCTTGAGTCAGCCGGCCGATCATCCTGTGAGCATGTTTCATCCAGAAGGGAGTTATCTCAAAGGATTACTTTTGCATGTAGAATAA
- a CDS encoding HD domain-containing protein: MIISPYLEEEQKAYLVEKWQEAAGAYSIKPKQQEDIWDLLYAAYADWGRHYHNLSHLYNLLQLADQWEAQLEDKALVQMAIFFHDVEYNPKSKDNERLSAQFARQQLRKPLGAEKCKQLEQYILSTEKHAPLLDEPDCRLFLDFDLAILGQSWSIYEEYAQAVQKEYVNWYNFLFYKQGRRKAMKSFLDRPQIYYSAVFRKQYEEQARENIDREISQ; encoded by the coding sequence ATGATTATTAGTCCATATTTAGAAGAAGAACAAAAGGCCTACTTAGTAGAGAAATGGCAAGAGGCTGCTGGCGCTTATTCGATAAAGCCCAAGCAACAAGAAGACATCTGGGATTTGCTCTATGCGGCCTATGCCGATTGGGGTCGGCATTACCACAACCTTTCTCATTTGTACAATCTGCTACAACTGGCCGATCAGTGGGAGGCCCAGCTAGAAGATAAAGCCTTGGTCCAAATGGCCATTTTTTTTCATGATGTCGAGTACAACCCCAAGTCTAAAGACAATGAGCGGCTCTCGGCCCAATTTGCTCGGCAGCAGCTGCGCAAACCCTTGGGGGCCGAAAAATGCAAACAGCTCGAACAATATATATTGAGTACAGAAAAGCATGCGCCTTTGCTCGATGAGCCCGACTGTCGTTTATTTTTAGATTTTGACTTGGCCATATTGGGCCAAAGCTGGTCCATTTATGAAGAATACGCCCAAGCTGTGCAGAAAGAATACGTCAATTGGTACAACTTCCTATTTTATAAGCAGGGCAGACGAAAAGCCATGAAAAGCTTTCTGGATCGTCCTCAAATTTACTACTCTGCGGTCTTTAGGAAACAATATGAGGAGCAGGCCAGAGAAAATATAGATCGTGAGATTAGCCAATAG